A single genomic interval of Picosynechococcus sp. PCC 7003 harbors:
- a CDS encoding ABC transporter permease has translation MKINFLYRFFDSRFWALTLKEIRQILKNRQSIFLLIFPPTIQLLVFGLALSPNVDHLSLGLIDYANSVQSREFVSALTENDIFQIESIPKNEAQLQEQVRNGKLTAGLIIPPNLDRDLNQGNSTEVQVFIDGVDANTAGITNGYINQIVNQYTRQQNPIFKTPPVETQSRFLYNPGLISSWFFVPGVIGLVLTLTGSLISSVTVIREKDVGTLEQLLMTPASGWEILLAKIVPLFILLMGDVLIACGMGKFIFNLPFRGNFLIFYSLSGLYVFVSIGLGILLATLSRTQQQVVLTSFFFNAPIIQLSGAIAPIESMPKFFQILSWFDPLRHYVAIARSLILKGVAIDSLWPNILALLGFAIILLSVSVHRFRAQLN, from the coding sequence ATGAAAATTAATTTTCTATATCGCTTTTTTGATAGTCGATTTTGGGCATTGACCCTCAAAGAAATCCGACAAATTTTGAAGAATCGCCAATCTATTTTTCTCCTGATTTTTCCGCCGACGATTCAATTATTAGTTTTTGGTTTAGCCCTCAGTCCCAATGTCGATCACCTCAGTTTAGGGTTAATTGATTACGCCAACTCTGTCCAAAGTCGTGAATTTGTTTCTGCCTTGACGGAAAATGACATCTTTCAAATTGAGTCAATCCCTAAAAATGAAGCCCAGTTACAGGAGCAGGTACGCAATGGAAAATTAACCGCCGGATTAATTATTCCGCCCAACCTTGATCGAGATTTAAACCAAGGCAATTCGACGGAAGTACAAGTTTTTATTGATGGAGTCGATGCTAATACCGCTGGCATTACAAACGGTTATATCAATCAAATTGTGAATCAATATACCCGCCAACAAAATCCTATTTTTAAAACGCCTCCCGTCGAAACCCAAAGCCGTTTTCTTTATAATCCGGGTTTAATTAGTAGCTGGTTTTTTGTGCCGGGGGTGATCGGTTTAGTGCTGACTTTAACGGGATCTCTCATTTCTTCGGTCACGGTCATTCGGGAAAAAGATGTGGGGACATTAGAGCAATTACTCATGACTCCAGCATCGGGCTGGGAAATTTTATTGGCGAAAATCGTGCCGTTGTTTATCCTTTTGATGGGTGATGTTTTGATTGCTTGCGGTATGGGAAAGTTTATTTTCAATTTACCGTTTCGGGGCAATTTTTTAATTTTCTATTCCCTTTCTGGACTGTATGTGTTTGTGAGTATTGGTTTAGGGATTTTACTCGCCACCCTATCCCGTACCCAGCAGCAAGTGGTGCTTACTTCGTTCTTTTTTAATGCACCGATTATCCAACTTTCTGGGGCGATCGCCCCGATTGAGAGTATGCCGAAATTTTTCCAGATTCTCTCGTGGTTTGACCCGCTGCGCCATTATGTGGCGATCGCCCGCAGTTTAATTCTCAAAGGTGTGGCGATTGACTCCCTGTGGCCGAATATTTTGGCATTGCTAGGGTTTGCGATCATTCTGTTGTCGGTTAGTGTGCATCGCTTCCGGGCGCAGTTGAATTGA
- a CDS encoding tRNA (5-methylaminomethyl-2-thiouridine)(34)-methyltransferase MnmD: MTSLVPQLTADGSYTFFSEEFQEHFHSQVGAKREAEEKFLRPCRITELAQRPQLRLLDICYGLGHNTAAALTEIWRINPHCRVTLFALERDQAIALDSIQQNVLAAYPETVVSLLRELGETLQVETSRLKAQLLTGDARQTIQRVIDVNFQADAIFLDPFSPPKCPQLWTVEFLGLVAQCLTPSGYLATYSCAAAVRVALQAAGLQLGKTPGVGRKSPGTLARFIPDNLIPLSQQEQEHLLTNAAIAYRDPTLQDDAATILQRRRDEQQSSQRESTSHWKKRWLALNSTAPGSDAH, translated from the coding sequence ATGACGAGCTTGGTGCCCCAGTTAACCGCCGACGGTTCCTACACCTTTTTTTCTGAGGAATTTCAGGAGCATTTCCACTCCCAGGTGGGGGCGAAACGGGAGGCCGAGGAAAAATTTCTCAGACCCTGCCGGATCACTGAACTTGCCCAACGACCCCAACTCCGACTTTTGGATATTTGCTATGGCTTGGGTCACAATACCGCCGCGGCTCTCACGGAAATTTGGCGGATCAATCCTCACTGTCGCGTGACATTATTTGCCCTCGAAAGAGACCAGGCGATCGCCCTTGATAGCATTCAGCAAAATGTTCTGGCTGCCTATCCCGAAACAGTGGTTTCCCTACTCCGGGAACTGGGCGAAACGCTTCAAGTTGAAACAAGCCGATTAAAAGCTCAATTACTCACAGGAGATGCACGGCAGACTATCCAACGGGTGATCGATGTAAATTTCCAGGCCGATGCCATTTTTCTTGATCCCTTTTCGCCTCCTAAATGTCCCCAACTCTGGACAGTGGAATTTTTGGGTTTAGTGGCCCAATGCCTTACCCCAAGCGGTTATCTGGCGACCTATTCCTGTGCGGCGGCGGTTCGGGTGGCCCTCCAGGCAGCAGGTTTGCAGCTCGGAAAAACTCCCGGTGTGGGTCGCAAATCTCCCGGAACCCTCGCGCGGTTTATCCCCGATAATCTCATCCCCCTTTCCCAACAGGAGCAGGAGCATCTTCTGACCAATGCGGCGATCGCCTACCGAGATCCGACCCTCCAGGACGATGCGGCCACGATTTTGCAACGGCGGCGGGACGAACAACAATCCAGCCAGCGGGAATCCACGAGTCACTGGAAAAAACGCTGGTTAGCCCTCAATTCAACTGCGCCCGGAAGCGATGCACACTAA